The region TTACTCAATGAGATGCGTGATACTTTTGATGCCATGGAGCAGTCCAAAGATTATCAAGAGTGCTACGAGATGGCGCAAAAGCTACGTCGTAAGCAAATCTTTGCCGCGAATAATTCAGTGAAGAAAACGGCTTTTGAAGCGCGAATGCATAAAATTGCCCTCGAACTCAGTGCTGAGTTGATTATGGTGCTCAAAGGTTATAACGCATTATCCGAGAACAAACCTATTTTGCTGAACGCTCCGCGCATTACTTCTCACCGCGATTTGCTGGTGGGGTTAACCACTGGCCTACGTAGTATGGTGATGTTCTTAGTTGGGGCCGGACTCTGGATTGGTACGGGGTCGACGGCGGTCTTAATGATGATGATTTTGCCAGTGGTCTTTTCCATCATGATGGCCCGCTTGCCGATGATGATTTTGACCATAGTGCTAAGGCGTATTTTGGTTGGGGTCGTAATCGCTTTGCCGATTGCAATCTTCTATGCGGTGCCTCTCATTGCGCAGAGCAGTGGTGACTTTGAGCTGTTGGTACTGATTTTGTCGCTGCCTTATTTTGTGGGTTTGCTTGCTTTGGCGAATCGACCTACCTTGCCATATGGTTTGGGGATCAGTATTCCTTTCACTATCTTTGTCATGCCAAGCAGTAACATGAGCCGTGCGTTTGCCATTGATTCAACAGTGAGTAATGCGATGGCGATTTTTGTCGGTATTGCGTTGTTGTATTGGCTGTTTAAGTTGATAACCGGACCAAGCCTGACGTTGATGATGGGCAGTTTGATTCGTAATACTTACCGCGATCTAATTGATGTACCACATAAAAAGGCGGGTGAAAGCTGGTTTAACGCGCGAATGGGTGACCGATTATTACGTATCTCGACGTACGAAAAGGGCATGAGCAAAAATCGTGACTTAACCGATTTGGCGTTAACTGCGTTAAACCTTGGGCATGTCTCTTTGCGTCTGCGTAAAGTGATTCAAAGCAGTTGCGGTTCGGTATTAGATGATGAACTCGATCGCTGGCAAGTCGCACTCGCCGATGCTTTTATGCATTGTTATCACGGTCAAGGTACTTCGTCTTATACGGATGCTTGCCATCATTTGTTAAGTAAGCTGCCTAAAGATCAGATTCCAAAAGACAAGTACGAACTGATTCGCGGTAGTTTTGAAAGAATGTCGCTCACATTTGAACGCACCTCCGCCACCATTGCAGAAAATCGTGCGCTGGCAAAAGCTCAAACGGCGTAGTGTCACTCCCCCTTAAAACCCAAGGGGGAGAACCAGATCGAGTGCGCTGTGATTTTGGTGCTCACCATGATATTCGTGTACAGGTTTTAGAGCTTTTGGGTTGCTATGTTCCAAAAGCTATTTAAGCTCTTCGAACTTGCCTAAATGAGAAAATGAAAGACAAAAAAAACGCAGCCCGAAGCTGCGTTCACTATGTAATATTCTATTGGGTAATTAAACGATACTCGGATTTAGTAAGAATCGCGTCTTCCAAAGGAC is a window of Vibrio porteresiae DSM 19223 DNA encoding:
- a CDS encoding FUSC family protein produces the protein MKLLFNSIFFPTNQAVKFALKGVLGMALSLYIAMFFNLDRPYWAMIGAIFLQIRPESGLVIEKGLCQIVGTIVGGLFAIFVLEFFAPYPEIAIGLLALWLGLNSALSALVRQLNLIYAFAMAGMTACLIVLLVMIQPATASSQTIFQVAQARVSEIIVGVICAALISTMIWPVRVRDGLKMHARSVINQSLHYFTLELNPEGSHDDRHKSIDGILESLTALNDDSSAVAYEGPNGPGQSRASNLLTNKTLSLLALIQIFGRLQRKHTELVSDNLQNLLNEMRDTFDAMEQSKDYQECYEMAQKLRRKQIFAANNSVKKTAFEARMHKIALELSAELIMVLKGYNALSENKPILLNAPRITSHRDLLVGLTTGLRSMVMFLVGAGLWIGTGSTAVLMMMILPVVFSIMMARLPMMILTIVLRRILVGVVIALPIAIFYAVPLIAQSSGDFELLVLILSLPYFVGLLALANRPTLPYGLGISIPFTIFVMPSSNMSRAFAIDSTVSNAMAIFVGIALLYWLFKLITGPSLTLMMGSLIRNTYRDLIDVPHKKAGESWFNARMGDRLLRISTYEKGMSKNRDLTDLALTALNLGHVSLRLRKVIQSSCGSVLDDELDRWQVALADAFMHCYHGQGTSSYTDACHHLLSKLPKDQIPKDKYELIRGSFERMSLTFERTSATIAENRALAKAQTA